The following are encoded in a window of Carassius auratus strain Wakin linkage group LG37M, ASM336829v1, whole genome shotgun sequence genomic DNA:
- the LOC113068187 gene encoding glucagon-like peptide 2 receptor, translated as MGSILDDLIYKRGEYQENCTRFLKDTFPTGTGIFCNGTFDVFACWPHSSPGIVSVPCPPYLPWIEEGATGHVYRECTVGGTWRTEENTSTVWRNQSECENHHFFKSEEEEVFRQSVLRVLSIVGYSLSFSSLCLAVLIMSLLRKLHCTRNYIHMNLFVSFIFRATAVIVKEVILQVAYTNLPRDEIGWNSYTKSTISFACKASKVSLEYFVGCNYFWLLVEAIFLHTLLFTAVLTRRRLLKKYMIIGWGTPLLFVIPWTVAKALYENKSCWLNNISWIWWIIRGPITLSVIVIFCIFLRIIRLLLSKLKADQVKFTDYRYSLARATLVLIPLLGVHEIVFTLIIDESVQGINRYARNFIHLTLSSFQGLLVAVLYCFANEEVQAELKKRWQLFVSSNHFEVHNCFADIHPKHLWKSSQKRPGQTTEQSGSNEEGSHAPTQAHQLQVTVQSAEDVVCGRSSGLESCMRKSLSSSDGEMTSGETMEEIIEESKF; from the exons ATGGGCTCCATTCTAGATGATCTGATCTATAAGCGTGGTGAATATCAAGAGAACTGCACACGGTTCCTGAAAGACACTTTCCCTACTGGAACTG GAATTTTCTGCAATGGAACGTTTGATGTTTTTGCCTGCTGGCCACATTCATCTCCCGGGATCGTATCTGTACCCTGCCCTCCGTACTTACCATGGATCGAGGAAG GTGCTACTGGACATGTGTACAGGGAATGCACGGTCGGTGGGACCTGGAGAACTGAGGAGAATACCAGCACTGTGTGGAGGAATCAGTCCGAGTGTGAAAACCATCATTTCTTCAAGTCCGAG GAAGAAGAAGTGTTTCGGCAGTCTGTGCTGAGAGTCTTGTCCATTGTAGGATACTCGCTGTCTTTTTCTTCACTTTGCTTGGCTGTTCTGATCATGAGTCTTCTGAG GAAGCTTCACTGTACGAGGAACTACATCCACATGAATCTCTTTGTATCATTCATATTTAGAGCAACAGCAGTCATTGTAAAAGAGGTTATATTACAAGTTGCGTATACCAACCTGCCCAGGGATGAGATCGGATGGAACAGCTACACCAAATCTACG ATTTCATTCGCCTGCAAGGCCTCAAAGGTGTCGCTGGAGTATTTTGTGGGCTGTAACTACTTCTGGCTGTTAGTGGAGGCCATATTCCTGCACACGCTGCTGTTCACCGCAGTTCTGACCCGGAGAAGACTTCTCAAGAAATACATGATTATAGGATGGG GAACTCCATTACTGTTTGTGATTCCTTGGACGGTTGCCAAAGCTTTGTATGAAAATAAAAG CTGTTGGTTAAATAACATCAGCTGGATCTGGTGGATAATCAGAGGCCCAATAACATTATCAGTGATT GtcattttctgcatttttctcAGAATCATCAGACTCTTGCTGTCTAAGCTGAAGGCAGACCAGGTGAAGTTCACTGACTACAGATACAG TTTAGCCAGAGCCACGCTTGTGTTGATTCCTCTGCTCGGGGTCCACGAGATCGTCTTCACTCTGATTATAGATGAATCAGTCCAGGGAATCAACCGCTACGCCCGAAACTTCATCCATCTGACCCTGAGCTCTTTCCAG GGTCTTTTAGTTGCAGTGCTGTACTGTTTTGCAAATGAAGAG GTCCAGGCCGAGCTGAAGAAGAGGTGGCAGCTGTTTGTTTCCTCCAACCACTTTGAGGTGCACAACTGTTTCGCCGACATTCACCCCAAACACCTGTGGAAGAGCTCTCAGAAGAGACCTGGACAAACCACAGAGCAGAGCGGATCCAATGAGGAGGGAAGCCACGCCCCCACACAAGCACATCAGCTGCAGGTGACCGTCCAATCAGCAGAGGATGTGGTGTGTGGGCGGAGCTCCGGCCTGGAGTCCTGTATGAGGAAGAGCCTCTCCAGCAGCGACGGGGAGATGACTTCAGGAGAGACCATGGAGGAGATCATAGAGGAGAGCAAGTTTTAA